A genomic segment from Microbulbifer elongatus encodes:
- a CDS encoding NAD-dependent succinate-semialdehyde dehydrogenase encodes MINLKKPDLLRKQSYINGQWTDADSGNTLDVTNPANGETLATIASLGAEETRRAIEAANAAWPDWRNRTVKERARILRDWYNLIIEHVDDLAAILTAEQGKPLSEAKTEITYGAKYLEWFAEEAKRAYGDVIAPPSDDKRIVVIKQSVGVTASITPWNFPSAMIARKVAPALAAGCTFIAKPASDTPLSALALAVLAEQAGIPKGVFNVVVGKSSREIGAEMTSNPLVRKFTFTGSTAVGKKLEAQCAETMKKTSMELGGNAPFIVFDDADIDEAVKGAIICKYRNAGQTCVCANRILVQEGVYDAFAKKFSAAVSQLKVGNGTEEGTEVGPMINSGAVDDVKALVEDALSKGAKTLNDGGPSDMGECFYIPTVLGDADDTMRLFKEEIFGPVAPLFKFKTEEEAIRLANDTEFGLASYFYSRDIGRIWRVAEGLEYGMVGINEGIISNEMAPFGGIKEPGSGREGSKYGLSDYLEIKYLCMGGI; translated from the coding sequence GTGATAAACCTTAAAAAACCCGATCTCCTACGCAAACAATCCTATATTAACGGCCAGTGGACAGACGCCGATTCGGGCAACACCCTCGACGTCACCAACCCCGCCAACGGTGAGACCCTCGCCACGATCGCCAGCCTTGGCGCAGAGGAAACCCGTCGCGCCATTGAAGCCGCAAACGCAGCCTGGCCAGACTGGCGAAATCGCACCGTTAAAGAGCGCGCCAGAATACTGCGCGACTGGTACAACCTGATTATTGAACACGTCGATGATCTCGCGGCCATTCTGACGGCGGAGCAGGGCAAACCGCTCAGTGAGGCCAAGACCGAAATCACCTACGGCGCCAAATATCTGGAGTGGTTCGCTGAAGAGGCGAAGCGTGCATACGGGGACGTGATTGCACCGCCCTCGGACGACAAACGTATCGTCGTGATCAAACAATCCGTTGGTGTGACCGCATCGATCACGCCGTGGAATTTCCCCAGCGCCATGATCGCGCGCAAGGTCGCCCCGGCACTGGCCGCCGGCTGTACCTTTATTGCCAAGCCCGCCTCGGATACCCCGCTCTCCGCGCTGGCGCTCGCGGTGCTCGCGGAACAGGCGGGCATCCCCAAAGGCGTGTTTAACGTCGTGGTGGGCAAGAGTTCCCGAGAAATTGGCGCGGAGATGACCTCCAACCCCCTGGTGCGAAAATTTACCTTTACCGGTTCCACCGCCGTGGGGAAAAAGCTCGAAGCCCAGTGTGCCGAAACCATGAAGAAGACCTCCATGGAGTTGGGCGGTAACGCACCGTTTATCGTTTTCGATGATGCGGATATCGACGAAGCCGTCAAAGGCGCGATCATCTGCAAGTACCGCAACGCCGGGCAAACCTGTGTCTGTGCCAATCGGATCCTTGTGCAGGAGGGGGTGTACGATGCATTTGCCAAAAAATTCTCCGCCGCTGTCAGCCAACTGAAAGTGGGCAATGGCACTGAGGAAGGCACTGAAGTCGGCCCCATGATCAACTCGGGTGCCGTAGACGATGTGAAAGCCCTGGTGGAAGATGCGCTGAGTAAAGGGGCCAAAACCCTGAACGACGGCGGCCCCAGCGATATGGGCGAGTGCTTCTATATCCCAACCGTATTGGGCGATGCGGATGACACCATGCGCCTGTTCAAGGAAGAGATTTTTGGCCCGGTGGCACCGCTGTTTAAATTCAAAACCGAAGAAGAAGCCATTCGCCTGGCCAACGATACCGAGTTCGGTCTTGCCTCTTATTTCTATTCGCGAGATATCGGTCGTATCTGGCGCGTTGCCGAAGGTCTGGAATACGGTATGGTGGGTATCAACGAAGGCATCATCTCCAACGAAATGGCCCCCTTCGGCGGTATCAAGGAACCCGGCAGCGGTCGTGAAGGCTCCAAGTACGGCCTGAGTGATTATCTGGAAATCAAATACCTGTGCATGGGGGGGATTTAG
- a CDS encoding protein disulfide oxidoreductase, with protein MAKFIVLAALVVSAISWYHSHHMPKGQAPELLAPDISGRIISLQKMTGKGPVLIYFWATWCGYCRVVSPAVSELSTEHQVITVALQSGTPEEVASYQQKHNLKFRTINDPAGALSASWGLQVTPTIAIVDTEGNVSTVTSGMTSRLGLKTRLWLAN; from the coding sequence TTGGCAAAATTTATTGTACTTGCCGCACTGGTGGTCAGCGCCATCTCCTGGTACCACAGCCACCATATGCCCAAAGGTCAGGCCCCGGAGCTGTTAGCGCCAGACATCAGCGGCCGCATTATCAGCCTGCAGAAAATGACTGGAAAGGGCCCGGTGCTTATCTATTTCTGGGCTACCTGGTGCGGCTACTGCCGTGTCGTCTCTCCTGCAGTTTCCGAGTTATCCACAGAACACCAGGTCATCACCGTCGCGCTCCAGTCCGGCACTCCGGAAGAAGTGGCCAGTTACCAGCAAAAACATAACCTCAAGTTCCGCACCATCAACGACCCCGCGGGTGCACTGAGCGCTAGCTGGGGGCTACAAGTAACCCCCACCATCGCAATCGTCGATACCGAAGGCAATGTCAGTACTGTCACCTCAGGAATGACCTCAAGACTTGGATTAAAAACAAGGCTCTGGTTAGCCAACTGA
- a CDS encoding YfgM family protein gives MADHLTEEEQIESIKRWWKENGTGIVTGVVLALAAYFGWQWWQGKERGEAEAASNMYQSFVEAVSANEGNPDTKQVTTAKSLARELKDDYGNRIYATQASLELAALAAKENDLETAAKELQWALDNTGDEALKLVAKRRLAAVKAARGETKEALKLLEGDVPPAFASLYAETRGDILVQQGDTDAARTAYQEARAQILPEQAANSRLLDLKIESLGEAPAGDSQANETIDETKEDAPVSESDNDSGNAEMENNAQ, from the coding sequence ATGGCAGACCATCTGACAGAAGAAGAACAGATTGAATCCATCAAGCGCTGGTGGAAAGAAAACGGTACCGGCATCGTTACCGGTGTTGTCCTGGCACTGGCCGCCTATTTTGGCTGGCAGTGGTGGCAGGGCAAAGAGCGTGGCGAAGCGGAAGCGGCCTCCAATATGTATCAGAGCTTTGTCGAAGCGGTTTCGGCCAACGAAGGCAACCCCGACACCAAGCAGGTAACCACGGCCAAGTCCCTGGCGCGCGAGCTGAAAGACGACTATGGCAATCGCATCTACGCTACCCAGGCCTCTCTCGAGCTGGCTGCGCTGGCGGCCAAAGAGAATGACCTGGAAACCGCTGCCAAAGAACTGCAGTGGGCGCTGGATAATACCGGTGACGAAGCTCTCAAGCTTGTCGCCAAGCGCCGCCTGGCAGCCGTAAAAGCCGCACGTGGGGAAACCAAAGAAGCACTGAAACTGCTGGAGGGCGATGTACCCCCGGCGTTTGCTTCACTCTACGCAGAAACCCGCGGTGACATTCTGGTCCAGCAGGGCGACACAGACGCCGCGCGTACCGCGTATCAGGAAGCGCGCGCACAGATCCTGCCGGAACAGGCCGCCAACTCCCGCTTGCTGGACCTGAAAATTGAGAGCCTGGGCGAAGCCCCGGCCGGTGATTCGCAAGCCAATGAAACCATTGATGAAACCAAGGAAGATGCGCCGGTGTCTGAGTCCGACAACGATTCAGGCAATGCAGAAATGGAGAACAACGCGCAATGA
- the coaE gene encoding dephospho-CoA kinase (Dephospho-CoA kinase (CoaE) performs the final step in coenzyme A biosynthesis.), with protein MFTVGLTGGIGSGKSAAAARFRHHGVKVVDADQAARIVVEPGQPALAAITEHFGKSVILPQGGLDRAALRKLVFDNPAERRWLEQLTHPLIREEIIASLTASAETHPAPYAILESPLLLETSQSELVQRICVVDIPEDVQLTRASARDANSVDQIRKIMAAQMPRAERCARADDILDNSGLLESLYAQVDALHQQYLQLAVHPQ; from the coding sequence ATGTTTACTGTTGGGTTGACCGGCGGTATCGGTAGCGGCAAATCTGCTGCTGCGGCTCGCTTCCGACATCACGGTGTCAAGGTGGTCGATGCGGATCAGGCAGCACGGATCGTAGTCGAGCCGGGGCAACCCGCCCTGGCTGCAATTACGGAGCATTTTGGTAAAAGCGTCATATTACCCCAAGGCGGGCTGGATCGAGCGGCCCTGCGCAAGTTGGTGTTTGATAACCCTGCAGAGCGGCGCTGGTTGGAACAGTTGACTCACCCGCTGATCCGAGAAGAAATTATCGCCTCTCTGACGGCAAGCGCAGAAACCCACCCTGCGCCTTACGCAATTCTTGAATCCCCGCTTCTACTGGAAACCAGCCAGTCAGAACTGGTGCAGCGCATTTGCGTGGTGGATATACCGGAAGACGTGCAACTGACCCGCGCCAGTGCCCGGGATGCCAATTCGGTGGATCAGATCCGCAAGATTATGGCCGCGCAGATGCCACGGGCGGAGCGGTGTGCAAGGGCGGACGATATTCTGGATAATAGCGGCTTGCTTGAATCCCTATACGCCCAGGTGGATGCCCTGCACCAGCAGTACCTCCAACTGGCGGTTCACCCTCAATAG
- the yacG gene encoding DNA gyrase inhibitor YacG — MPCTSSTSNWRFTLNSRRNSCFMSDKPTVACPTCKKPMEWSPANPYRPFCCERCKLIDLGEWASEGHKIPGQPVFDDVMSEDLDPGKTRH; from the coding sequence ATGCCCTGCACCAGCAGTACCTCCAACTGGCGGTTCACCCTCAATAGTCGTCGCAATAGCTGTTTTATGTCTGATAAACCCACCGTAGCCTGCCCCACCTGTAAGAAGCCCATGGAGTGGAGCCCAGCCAACCCCTATCGGCCGTTTTGCTGTGAGCGCTGTAAGTTAATCGATTTGGGGGAGTGGGCCAGTGAGGGACACAAGATTCCGGGGCAGCCTGTGTTTGATGATGTGATGAGTGAGGATTTGGATCCTGGCAAGACGCGCCATTGA
- the der gene encoding ribosome biogenesis GTPase Der yields the protein MLPVIALVGRPNVGKSTLFNRLTKSRDALVANYAGLTRDRKYGEAEFDGRKMILVDTGGISGGEEGIDAAMAEQSMQAIEEADFVLFLVDCRAGLTPADEMIAERLRTRSKPTILVANKVDGVNPDIALAPFYELGIGELFPTTATHGRGVRSLMERLVDDLPENVEEEQPDEATGIKIGIVGRPNVGKSTLVNRLLGEDRVVVFDQPGTTRDSVYINYTRDEKPYTIIDTAGIRRRKNVKESVEKFSIVKTLQAVEDANVVVLVIDASEGLVDQDLHLMGTVIQSGRALVVALNKWDGLDPDHRDYVKTELERRLRFVDFADIHFISALHGTGVGNLYQSIEAAYQSATDKLSTNHLTRILQWAVSEHQPPLVNGHRIKLRYAHAGGQNPPVIVIHGNQTAQVPNHYVRYLEKTYRKALDLHGTPVKIEFRTGDNPYAGKKNKLSDRQKAKKRRLMKFVKKKK from the coding sequence ATGTTGCCTGTAATCGCCCTGGTCGGGCGCCCCAACGTGGGTAAATCCACCCTGTTTAACCGCCTTACCAAGAGCCGTGACGCCCTTGTGGCGAACTACGCCGGTCTTACCCGTGACCGCAAGTACGGCGAGGCTGAGTTTGACGGCCGCAAGATGATCCTGGTGGATACCGGTGGTATCAGTGGGGGCGAAGAGGGTATTGACGCCGCCATGGCTGAGCAGTCCATGCAGGCCATCGAAGAAGCCGACTTTGTTCTGTTCCTGGTGGACTGTCGCGCAGGTCTCACCCCTGCCGATGAAATGATCGCCGAACGTCTGCGTACCCGCTCCAAACCCACCATACTGGTGGCCAACAAAGTCGACGGGGTAAACCCGGATATCGCGCTGGCGCCATTTTATGAACTGGGGATCGGCGAGCTTTTCCCCACCACCGCCACCCACGGACGCGGTGTGCGTTCCCTGATGGAGCGCCTGGTCGACGATCTGCCGGAAAATGTGGAAGAGGAGCAACCGGACGAAGCCACCGGTATCAAGATCGGTATTGTCGGTCGCCCCAATGTGGGCAAATCCACACTGGTAAACCGCCTGCTGGGCGAAGACCGCGTCGTGGTATTTGACCAGCCCGGCACCACCCGTGACAGTGTGTATATCAATTACACCCGCGATGAGAAGCCCTACACCATCATCGACACGGCGGGTATCCGTCGGCGTAAAAACGTCAAGGAATCCGTGGAGAAATTCTCCATCGTCAAAACCCTGCAGGCGGTGGAAGACGCCAATGTGGTGGTGCTGGTGATCGACGCCAGCGAAGGTCTGGTGGACCAGGATCTGCATTTGATGGGCACGGTGATCCAGTCCGGCCGCGCGCTGGTTGTGGCCCTGAACAAGTGGGATGGCCTGGACCCGGATCACCGGGACTATGTGAAAACCGAGCTGGAACGCCGCCTGCGCTTTGTGGATTTCGCCGATATTCATTTTATTTCCGCGCTGCACGGCACCGGTGTCGGCAATCTGTACCAGTCCATCGAGGCCGCGTACCAGTCGGCTACCGACAAGCTGTCTACCAACCATCTGACGCGTATTCTGCAGTGGGCGGTAAGTGAGCACCAACCGCCACTGGTCAATGGTCACCGTATCAAGCTGCGCTACGCTCACGCCGGGGGCCAGAACCCGCCAGTGATCGTGATTCACGGCAACCAGACCGCGCAGGTGCCCAATCACTATGTACGCTACCTGGAGAAAACCTACCGCAAGGCCCTGGATCTGCACGGTACCCCGGTGAAAATCGAGTTCCGGACCGGCGATAATCCCTACGCCGGCAAGAAAAACAAACTCAGCGATCGTCAGAAAGCGAAGAAACGCCGTCTGATGAAGTTTGTGAAGAAGAAAAAATAA
- the hisS gene encoding histidine--tRNA ligase gives MKQLRAIRGMNDLQPTQSPVWQYVESTLSELFARYGYSEIRTPILEATQLFARAVGEATDIVEKEMYTFDDKSGDSVTLRPEGTAGTVRAAIQNNLLIQPQRLWYFGPMFRYERPQKGRLRQFHQFGVEVFGIQGPDIDAEILMMTARLWKQLGVSEHVSLQLNSLGNSESRAAYRDALVAYLSERKDQLDEDSQRRLDKNPLRILDSKNQDTQALLEGAPCLLDFLDDESRAHFDQLRAFLDAAGVAYEVNPRLVRGLDYYGKTVFEWVTDSLGAQGTVCAGGRYDGLVEQMGGKPTPAVGFGLGVERLVLLLETLEVLPEALDQQVDAYLVAVGDVQSAALAAAEQLRSDLPWLRLQTHCGGGSFKSQMKKADKSNAEYALIVGEDEAANGQVAVKSLRADVEQQTVAVSELAALLQN, from the coding sequence TTGAAACAACTTCGCGCCATCCGCGGCATGAACGACCTGCAGCCCACCCAGTCTCCGGTGTGGCAATACGTGGAAAGCACCCTCAGCGAACTTTTCGCGCGCTACGGCTACAGCGAAATCCGCACACCCATCCTGGAAGCAACCCAGCTGTTCGCCCGCGCGGTGGGTGAAGCCACCGACATCGTCGAAAAGGAAATGTACACCTTCGACGACAAGAGCGGTGACAGTGTCACGCTGCGCCCGGAGGGCACTGCCGGCACCGTCCGCGCGGCGATCCAGAACAACCTGCTGATCCAGCCCCAGCGCCTTTGGTACTTCGGCCCCATGTTCCGCTACGAGCGCCCGCAAAAAGGTCGCCTGCGCCAGTTCCACCAGTTCGGTGTCGAGGTCTTCGGTATTCAAGGCCCGGATATCGACGCTGAAATTCTGATGATGACCGCGCGCCTGTGGAAGCAGCTGGGTGTGTCCGAGCATGTCTCCCTGCAGTTGAACTCTCTCGGTAATAGCGAGAGCCGCGCCGCGTATCGCGATGCATTGGTAGCGTACCTGTCAGAGCGCAAGGATCAGCTGGATGAAGACAGTCAGCGCCGCCTGGACAAGAATCCGCTGCGAATCCTCGACAGCAAAAATCAGGACACCCAGGCGCTGTTGGAAGGGGCTCCCTGCCTGCTGGACTTCCTCGACGACGAATCCCGCGCCCACTTCGACCAGTTGCGCGCATTCCTGGATGCCGCAGGGGTAGCCTATGAGGTAAATCCGCGCCTGGTGCGGGGGCTCGACTACTATGGCAAGACGGTTTTCGAATGGGTCACCGACAGCCTGGGGGCCCAGGGCACCGTGTGTGCCGGCGGCCGCTACGATGGCCTGGTGGAGCAGATGGGTGGCAAGCCCACCCCGGCGGTGGGTTTTGGCCTCGGTGTAGAGCGCCTGGTACTGCTGCTGGAAACCCTGGAAGTGCTGCCGGAGGCCCTGGATCAGCAGGTGGATGCCTACCTGGTTGCGGTGGGTGATGTACAATCAGCCGCCCTGGCGGCCGCCGAGCAGCTGCGCAGTGATCTACCCTGGCTGCGACTGCAGACCCACTGTGGAGGCGGCAGTTTCAAGAGTCAGATGAAGAAGGCCGACAAGAGCAATGCGGAATACGCGTTGATCGTCGGCGAAGACGAGGCTGCAAATGGGCAGGTGGCGGTGAAATCCCTGCGTGCAGACGTCGAGCAGCAGACGGTTGCGGTCTCTGAGCTCGCCGCGCTGTTACAGAATTGA
- the tsaA gene encoding tRNA (N6-threonylcarbamoyladenosine(37)-N6)-methyltransferase TrmO, producing the protein MNIAPIATTHSCFTEKFGIPRQPLLADASRACIELLPPYSDPEAVAGLEQHSHLWLTWQFHQVAGQWSAKVRPPRLGGNKKIGVFATRSPFRPNNIGLSVVRLIQVRLHPRVELIVAGADLLDGTPILDIKPYIPYADSLPSATSELAERPPSPLTVDIPEHILRQAREYRDGMGTDLPQLIQQVLGQDPKPAYQKPDPERIYGMKLCGFDLQWCYRDGAIQVVGLNALDEGEDR; encoded by the coding sequence ATGAACATTGCTCCCATCGCCACTACCCACTCCTGTTTCACCGAAAAGTTCGGCATTCCCCGCCAGCCCCTGCTGGCGGATGCCAGTCGTGCATGTATCGAACTCCTGCCGCCGTACAGTGACCCGGAAGCGGTCGCAGGCCTGGAGCAGCACAGCCATTTGTGGCTCACCTGGCAATTCCACCAGGTGGCCGGGCAGTGGTCCGCGAAAGTGCGCCCACCGCGCCTTGGGGGCAACAAAAAAATCGGTGTATTTGCGACCCGCTCGCCATTCCGTCCGAACAATATCGGGCTATCTGTGGTGCGCCTGATCCAGGTGCGACTGCACCCGAGGGTGGAACTTATAGTGGCCGGCGCCGACTTGCTCGATGGCACGCCCATTCTGGATATCAAACCCTATATCCCCTACGCCGATAGCCTCCCGTCGGCAACCAGTGAACTCGCCGAGAGACCGCCATCACCGCTTACGGTGGATATTCCGGAGCACATACTGCGGCAGGCCCGTGAGTATCGCGACGGGATGGGAACCGATCTGCCACAACTTATTCAGCAAGTGCTTGGCCAGGACCCCAAACCCGCCTATCAGAAACCGGACCCGGAACGTATCTATGGCATGAAACTCTGTGGGTTCGACCTGCAGTGGTGCTATCGGGACGGAGCAATTCAGGTGGTAGGGCTCAATGCATTAGACGAGGGCGAAGACCGGTGA
- a CDS encoding prepilin peptidase, protein MLETINSHPALLISSAFILGLLIGSFLNVVIHRLPIMMEREYQRDFYAYFEKTPSPEEQKALAQPYNLILPHSHCPGCKQEIKPWQNIPIISYLLLRGKCGNCGTAISKRYPLVELATGILTAVVVWQLGFTWQALAGVFFTWALVALTGIDFDKQLLPDSVTLPLLWAGLLINLWGVFAPLQDAVIGAIAGYLALWSVFHIFKLVTGKEGMGAGDFKILAAIGAWFGWQVLPLVILLSAAVGALAGITWTLISGRDKNLPIAFGPYLAGAAWIAMLWGEQIMGWYFRVSGLSS, encoded by the coding sequence ATGTTAGAAACCATCAACTCCCACCCAGCGCTGCTAATAAGCAGCGCTTTTATTTTAGGCCTGCTAATCGGCAGCTTCCTAAACGTAGTCATCCACCGCCTCCCCATCATGATGGAGCGGGAATACCAGCGGGACTTTTACGCTTACTTTGAGAAAACGCCTTCCCCAGAAGAACAGAAAGCACTGGCGCAGCCCTACAATCTGATCCTCCCCCACTCCCACTGCCCCGGCTGCAAGCAAGAAATCAAGCCCTGGCAGAACATCCCCATCATCAGCTACCTGCTGCTGCGCGGAAAATGCGGCAATTGTGGTACAGCCATTTCAAAACGCTACCCACTGGTGGAGCTGGCCACCGGTATTCTTACCGCGGTGGTGGTATGGCAACTGGGCTTTACCTGGCAGGCCTTGGCCGGGGTATTTTTTACCTGGGCATTGGTGGCGCTGACCGGGATTGATTTTGACAAACAACTGCTGCCAGACAGCGTCACCCTTCCCCTATTGTGGGCGGGGCTGTTGATTAACCTGTGGGGCGTATTTGCCCCACTGCAGGATGCGGTGATCGGGGCTATTGCCGGTTACCTGGCCCTGTGGAGCGTGTTTCATATTTTTAAGTTGGTGACCGGCAAGGAAGGCATGGGCGCGGGGGATTTCAAGATTCTGGCGGCCATTGGGGCCTGGTTTGGCTGGCAGGTATTGCCATTGGTGATTCTGCTTTCTGCCGCTGTTGGCGCACTTGCCGGTATTACCTGGACACTGATCTCCGGGCGCGACAAAAACCTCCCCATCGCCTTCGGCCCCTACCTTGCCGGCGCGGCGTGGATTGCCATGTTGTGGGGTGAGCAGATTATGGGGTGGTATTTTCGTGTTTCCGGGTTGAGCAGCTGA
- the bamB gene encoding outer membrane protein assembly factor BamB yields MISTHTGNQFATGKTLNRFLAVALAAVISACASNEEKEDTDPVELTEIHESVQLREVWSTNIGDIDALRYAMLKPGIIDGKVIAANSDGDVYALDRATGKRLWRTDIDQSIGGGVGVGLGIAVVADFRGRVVALDLNSGEQRWSTQLSGEVVATPAVGAGMVVVQTVDGKLLGLDASTGEQRWRHNTTLPVLTLRGTSSPVITGGVVFAGLDNGKLIALSASDGLTRWEQRVAIPQGSAELERVVDIDGAPLVRGELVFAASYQGRVVALSREDGRGLWARDASTNHGVAVGAGQVFLSGADGSVHAYNVGNGQIQWTNSELLRRELSGPAYFGDVVVVGDLEGYLHALDPSSGRFVGRTRIDRDPIRIPLLADGDLLFALSDDGELVALRLER; encoded by the coding sequence ATGATAAGCACGCACACCGGTAACCAGTTCGCCACGGGCAAGACGCTCAACCGATTTCTTGCCGTGGCCCTTGCTGCGGTGATCAGTGCCTGTGCTTCCAATGAAGAAAAGGAAGACACAGACCCGGTGGAACTCACGGAGATTCATGAAAGTGTACAACTGCGTGAAGTGTGGTCCACCAATATCGGTGATATTGATGCCCTGCGCTACGCCATGCTGAAGCCGGGCATTATTGACGGCAAAGTGATTGCCGCCAACAGCGACGGTGACGTGTATGCGTTGGACCGTGCTACCGGCAAGCGCCTGTGGCGAACCGACATCGATCAGTCTATCGGTGGCGGCGTGGGCGTCGGGCTGGGCATTGCGGTGGTCGCGGATTTTCGCGGCCGGGTTGTGGCGCTCGATCTGAACTCCGGTGAGCAACGCTGGAGTACCCAGCTCAGTGGTGAGGTTGTCGCGACCCCGGCCGTTGGTGCCGGCATGGTGGTGGTACAGACCGTAGACGGCAAGCTTCTGGGACTGGATGCCAGCACCGGAGAGCAGCGCTGGCGCCACAATACCACCTTGCCTGTACTGACCCTGCGCGGTACCTCCAGCCCGGTCATCACCGGCGGTGTGGTCTTTGCGGGCCTGGATAACGGCAAGCTGATCGCACTGAGCGCGAGCGACGGCCTGACCCGCTGGGAACAGCGCGTCGCTATCCCTCAGGGGTCGGCGGAGCTGGAACGGGTGGTGGATATCGACGGCGCGCCGCTGGTGCGCGGTGAACTGGTCTTTGCCGCCAGTTATCAGGGCCGCGTGGTTGCGCTGTCCCGCGAAGACGGCCGTGGCCTGTGGGCGCGCGACGCCTCAACCAACCACGGTGTAGCCGTGGGCGCGGGGCAGGTGTTCCTGAGCGGCGCCGACGGTAGTGTGCACGCCTACAATGTGGGTAACGGGCAGATTCAGTGGACCAACAGCGAGCTGTTGCGCCGCGAGCTGAGTGGCCCAGCGTATTTTGGCGATGTGGTTGTGGTGGGTGATCTGGAAGGGTACCTGCACGCACTGGATCCGAGCTCTGGCCGCTTCGTCGGTCGCACCCGTATCGACCGGGACCCGATCCGGATTCCGCTGCTGGCTGACGGCGATCTGCTGTTCGCCCTGTCCGATGACGGTGAACTGGTCGCGCTGCGCCTGGAGCGCTGA
- a CDS encoding type II secretion system F family protein — protein sequence MAKAAATAVTYIYKGVDAKGNKVEGEVNSANPALIKAQLRRQGIIANKVQKKPKPLFGGNKKVKPGDIAVFTRQMATMMKAGVPLVQSFEIVADGLDNEGLKDLIYKIRDDVASGTAFADALRKHPLYFDDLFCNLVASGEQSGALETMLGRIATYKEKTESLKAKIKKAMTYPIAVLVVAVVVTAILLVKVVPQFADTFSSFGADLPAFTLFVLSISEWMQNNWLLAFIAIVIGVGGTLEAKKRNKKVANFFDKLMLRLPILGQITYNSIAARFARTLSTTFAAGVPLIDALKSVAGATGNVVYEKDTLRIRDSVATGVPLNGAMRASGLYPTMLVQMAAIGEESGALDEMLSKAADFYEEAVDNMVDNLTTLLEPMIMAILGILVGGLMIAMYLPIFQLGNVV from the coding sequence ATGGCCAAAGCCGCCGCTACAGCAGTGACCTATATTTATAAGGGTGTGGATGCCAAGGGCAACAAGGTTGAAGGGGAAGTAAACAGTGCCAACCCCGCCCTGATTAAAGCCCAGCTTCGCCGTCAGGGAATTATTGCCAATAAGGTACAAAAAAAGCCAAAGCCATTATTTGGCGGCAATAAAAAAGTCAAGCCCGGTGATATCGCCGTGTTCACACGGCAAATGGCAACCATGATGAAAGCCGGTGTACCCTTGGTGCAAAGTTTTGAAATCGTCGCCGACGGTCTGGATAATGAAGGTCTAAAAGATCTCATCTACAAAATACGTGATGATGTCGCTTCGGGCACGGCGTTCGCCGATGCTCTACGCAAGCATCCTCTTTATTTCGATGACTTGTTCTGTAACCTTGTTGCCTCTGGTGAACAGTCGGGTGCGCTAGAAACCATGCTCGGGCGTATCGCCACATATAAAGAAAAAACCGAGTCTTTAAAAGCCAAAATCAAAAAGGCGATGACTTACCCGATTGCTGTTTTGGTAGTAGCTGTCGTGGTGACTGCAATTCTACTCGTTAAAGTGGTGCCTCAATTTGCCGATACCTTTTCCAGCTTTGGTGCTGATCTGCCGGCATTTACACTGTTTGTATTGAGCATTTCCGAATGGATGCAAAACAACTGGCTTTTAGCCTTTATTGCAATTGTAATTGGAGTCGGCGGAACCTTGGAGGCTAAAAAGCGCAATAAGAAAGTCGCAAATTTTTTCGACAAGCTAATGTTACGCCTCCCAATCCTTGGGCAAATCACTTACAACTCAATCGCCGCTCGCTTTGCTCGAACGTTGTCAACCACGTTTGCCGCGGGCGTACCATTAATTGATGCATTAAAGTCGGTTGCTGGAGCTACCGGCAATGTGGTTTATGAAAAGGATACATTGAGAATAAGAGACTCAGTCGCTACTGGTGTCCCACTGAATGGTGCGATGAGAGCATCGGGGCTTTATCCAACTATGCTAGTTCAGATGGCCGCAATTGGTGAAGAGTCCGGTGCACTGGATGAGATGCTTTCTAAAGCTGCCGACTTCTATGAAGAGGCAGTGGACAACATGGTAGATAACCTTACCACGCTGCTAGAGCCAATGATCATGGCAATCCTTGGAATTCTCGTCGGCGGCCTGATGATTGCCATGTACCTCCCGATTTTCCAATTGGGCAACGTGGTGTAA